Part of the Rhinolophus sinicus isolate RSC01 linkage group LG14, ASM3656204v1, whole genome shotgun sequence genome is shown below.
GCCCTGGAGTTGCGGACCTGGGTGGTACTGAGTCCTCGGCGCCTGGAGCTGGTGCAGCTGTTGGGCCTGGCAGATGTTTTCACCATGGAGGAGAAGGAGGGCCGCATCCACGCCGTGGACCACCTGGACATCTGCCGTTCTGCCATGCTGCGCTGGAACCAGACCCACCCGACCATTGCTGTCCTGCCCACAAGCCGGAAAATCCACAGCTCCCACCCCAATATCCACGTCATCCCTTACTCTGACCATTCCTCCTACTCAGAGCTTCGTACCTTTGTCGCAGCGCTGAAGCCTTGCCGGGTGGTGCCCATTGTCAGTCGGCAGCCCTATAGGAACTACTTTGAGGACAGCCTGAGCCCCAGGCTCTCTGTGCCCCTGGTTCCAGACTCTGTACAGCAATACATGAGCTCCTCCTCTAGAAAACCAAGCGTTCTCTGTCTGCTGTTAGAAAGGAAGCTAAAGAAGCCAAGAACCCACGGTGTCGTGTTTGAATCCCTTGAGGAAAATGCTGATCAATCTCAAGCTGTCAGTGACTCAGAGAGGGCGGAGAATGAGGACCTTTCTGGGAACCTTGAGAAGCAGCCctcccaccatcctttgcggatCAAGAAGCAGTTGTTCCCAGAAGTCTGCAGCAAAGAATGGGATGGGGCAGTCCCTTTTCCTGAGTCCCAGAAGATACTGACTGCCCCCTTGGGCTTTTCAATGCACTTAACATCCACAGATGAGGAATTTCTCTCTCCGGAAACTGGGCAGGAAACTGGTGTAGGGCCCCACTCGGTCCCCAGAGGAGACAATGATGGCTCCGCAGGGTCAGGGAACCAGAGCAGCTGGAGGGGCTGGGATTCGCCCCTGCCTCAGAGCAGCAAGGCAGCCCCTCTGTTGGCTCCTGAGTTCAGGGGCTTAGCACTAAAATACCTTCTGACTCCAGCGAACTTTTTCCAGGCAGGCTTCTCTTCCAGGGGCTTTGAC
Proteins encoded:
- the DCLRE1B gene encoding 5' exonuclease Apollo, which gives rise to MNGVQIPHTPIAVDFWSLRRAASARLFFLSHMHSDHTVGLTSTWARPLYCSPITAFLLHRHLQVSKQWIRALEVGESHVLPLDEIGRETMTVTLMDANHCPGSVMFLFEGYFGTILYTGDFRYTPSMLKEPALRGGKQIHTLYLDNTNCNPALVLPSQEEAARQIVELIRKHPEHNVKIGLYSLGKESLLEHLALELRTWVVLSPRRLELVQLLGLADVFTMEEKEGRIHAVDHLDICRSAMLRWNQTHPTIAVLPTSRKIHSSHPNIHVIPYSDHSSYSELRTFVAALKPCRVVPIVSRQPYRNYFEDSLSPRLSVPLVPDSVQQYMSSSSRKPSVLCLLLERKLKKPRTHGVVFESLEENADQSQAVSDSERAENEDLSGNLEKQPSHHPLRIKKQLFPEVCSKEWDGAVPFPESQKILTAPLGFSMHLTSTDEEFLSPETGQETGVGPHSVPRGDNDGSAGSGNQSSWRGWDSPLPQSSKAAPLLAPEFRGLALKYLLTPANFFQAGFSSRGFDQQVEKYHKSLLSQTSFDPTSI